From the genome of Ptychodera flava strain L36383 chromosome 22, AS_Pfla_20210202, whole genome shotgun sequence, one region includes:
- the LOC139122979 gene encoding uncharacterized protein codes for MKILIATILCIAAFYTADALKCLQCAGVGYNNCGGVKGNEKKMKALECEEDANFCYTQREDSDEGVVTYSAYSRGCLRQDMQNGCIFDDEKKVTLCLSTCGKDGCNRDNGVGAVSAVFSTVALFAIVTVILQ; via the exons ATGAAGATCCTCATAGCCACAATTTTATGCATAGCAGCATTTTACACAG CTGATGCTCTCAAATGTCTCCAGTGTGCTGGTGTAGGTTACAACAACTGCGGTGGAGTCAAAGGCAATGAGAAAAAGATGAAGGCCCTGGAATGTGAAGAAGATGCTAATTTTTGTTACACTCAGAGGGAAGATTCAGATGAAGGAGTTG TGACTTATTCTGCATACAGTCGAGGATGTCTGAGGCAGGACATGCAAAATGGCTGTATCTTCGATGATGAGAAGAAAGTTACACTTTGTTTGAGTACCTGTGGCAAAGATGGATGTAACCGTGACAACGGAGTGGGTGCAGTCAGCGCTGTGTTTTCAACCGTTGCATTATTTGCCATTGTCACTGTTATTTTACAATGA